A part of Paraburkholderia largidicola genomic DNA contains:
- a CDS encoding MetQ/NlpA family lipoprotein: MKTTSTLKAALFSVLLTCGIVSAQTALAADQTVRVGIMSGEDEDVWRAVAANAAKHGIKVKITTFSDYTQPNEALAQHDLDANSFQHKPYLDAQIAARHYDIVPVGFTYVQPIGLYSRKVKSVAALPQNATIGVPNDPSNEGRALLLLQANGLIKLRPDVGLLPTARDIADNPKHIQIKELDAGIVGRAIGDVDAAVVNTDWAIKAGIQIPQERIAQEQVPGNPYRNFIAVNSKDAKAAWVKTLVDSYQQANVASSILTVYHGATLPAWDGAPQH, encoded by the coding sequence ATGAAAACAACCAGCACGCTCAAGGCCGCACTCTTCTCTGTTCTGCTGACATGCGGGATCGTGAGCGCACAAACGGCGCTCGCCGCGGACCAGACGGTGCGCGTCGGCATCATGTCGGGCGAAGACGAGGACGTGTGGCGCGCGGTCGCGGCCAACGCGGCGAAGCACGGCATCAAGGTCAAGATCACGACGTTCTCCGACTACACACAACCCAACGAGGCGCTCGCGCAACACGACCTCGACGCCAACTCGTTCCAGCACAAGCCGTATCTCGATGCGCAGATCGCCGCGCGCCACTACGACATCGTGCCTGTCGGCTTTACCTATGTGCAGCCGATTGGCCTCTATTCGCGCAAGGTGAAGTCGGTCGCAGCGCTGCCGCAAAACGCGACGATCGGCGTGCCGAACGACCCGAGCAACGAAGGCCGCGCGCTGCTGCTTTTGCAGGCCAACGGGCTCATCAAGCTGCGTCCCGATGTCGGCCTGCTGCCGACGGCTCGCGACATCGCGGACAATCCGAAGCACATCCAGATCAAGGAACTCGACGCGGGCATCGTGGGCCGCGCGATCGGCGATGTGGATGCAGCCGTCGTCAACACCGACTGGGCAATCAAGGCGGGCATCCAGATTCCGCAGGAACGCATTGCGCAGGAGCAGGTGCCGGGCAACCCGTATCGCAACTTCATCGCCGTCAATTCGAAGGATGCGAAAGCGGCCTGGGTGAAGACGCTGGTCGACAGCTATCAGCAGGCCAATGTCGCTTCGTCGATCCTGACCGTCTACCACGGCGCAACGCTGCCCGCATGGGACGGCGCACCGCAGCACTGA
- a CDS encoding phthiocerol/phthiodiolone dimycocerosyl transferase family protein, whose product MNSLAEPVMTRAARSLGAMEKFFYLLNQSHPNHFAMIGEVSGPTRIDQWQDALDLVAHHSPLVWSRVERGSNGVPAFVPVPHGSVPMKVAQLGSTKWTDEVAAQIAQPFDEMRPPLLRATLLHGEAHSIIVLVAHHSIGDGLSLTSLLGDLLRAVAGENLMRSGETRALERLIELKHGAPKLPSSAPVPSDEPMRAPLEMRRPDGSAPHVEALRLTSTMTRTLRERSRAEGTSVQSALIAAFTRAMCFLNANAQKEPRVLSPIDLRRRLLDGSDHLAMCASGVVHADDGPRDASLWSRARHAGQAFVDIESTEVLAERVLTAHALLDTVNGAADAKAVFAQAFANDAVVTNLGVVNLPKRFGPLTLDAVWGPSVSVGVVDEQVIGAATFGGQLHLVHTSYSPVMGLLDQMVLEITAALMNESANASE is encoded by the coding sequence GGTGCAATGGAAAAGTTTTTCTATCTGTTGAACCAGAGTCATCCGAATCATTTCGCCATGATCGGCGAAGTATCGGGGCCGACGCGCATCGATCAGTGGCAGGACGCGCTCGATCTGGTCGCGCACCATTCGCCACTCGTGTGGTCACGTGTCGAACGCGGCAGCAATGGTGTACCGGCATTCGTGCCCGTTCCACATGGTTCGGTCCCCATGAAAGTGGCACAGCTCGGTTCGACGAAATGGACGGATGAAGTGGCCGCGCAAATCGCGCAACCCTTTGATGAGATGCGTCCGCCGCTGCTGCGCGCGACGCTGCTGCATGGCGAGGCACATTCGATCATCGTGCTCGTCGCGCATCATTCGATCGGCGACGGGTTGTCGCTGACTTCATTACTCGGCGATCTGCTGCGCGCGGTGGCGGGCGAAAATCTGATGCGTAGCGGCGAGACGAGGGCGCTAGAGCGTTTGATCGAACTGAAGCATGGGGCACCGAAGCTTCCTTCGAGTGCGCCAGTGCCATCGGATGAACCCATGCGCGCGCCGCTGGAGATGCGGCGGCCGGACGGTTCGGCGCCGCACGTCGAGGCGCTGCGTCTGACGTCCACGATGACGCGCACGTTGCGCGAGCGCTCAAGGGCGGAGGGTACCTCGGTTCAGTCGGCGTTGATCGCGGCGTTCACGCGGGCAATGTGTTTTCTGAATGCCAACGCGCAGAAGGAACCGCGCGTGCTTTCGCCCATCGATTTGCGGCGTCGCCTGCTCGACGGCAGCGATCATCTTGCGATGTGTGCGAGCGGCGTAGTTCACGCCGACGACGGTCCGCGTGACGCGAGCCTGTGGAGCCGCGCGCGCCACGCCGGACAGGCGTTCGTTGATATCGAGTCGACGGAGGTGCTGGCAGAGCGCGTGCTGACGGCGCACGCTTTGCTCGACACCGTGAATGGAGCGGCCGACGCGAAAGCCGTTTTCGCGCAGGCATTCGCGAACGATGCAGTCGTCACGAATCTCGGCGTCGTGAATCTGCCGAAACGGTTCGGCCCGCTTACGCTCGACGCGGTCTGGGGGCCGTCGGTTTCAGTGGGTGTCGTCGATGAACAGGTCATCGGCGCGGCGACGTTCGGCGGGCAACTGCATCTGGTGCACACGAGCTATTCGCCCGTGATGGGTCTGCTCGACCAGATGGTGTTGGAAATCACGGCGGCGCTGATGAACGAAAGCGCGAACGCCAGCGAGTAG
- a CDS encoding COG4705 family protein, giving the protein MEKLNNAVAKVPEVTLAFWIIKIAATTLGETGGDAASMSMNLGYLISTLIFGVIFLVAVTAQIKADRFNPVLYWVTIIATTTVGTTLADFADRSLGIGYAGGSTLLLGLLLASLLVWYRTMGSVSVTTVSSSKAEMFYWVTIMFSQTLGTALGDWTADTEGLGYAGAALIYGGLLLALVIAHYATRVPRTFLFWAAFILTRPLGAVVGDFLDKPIANGGLAMSRYGASIALVLFILVCGTVFRQRPAKVSH; this is encoded by the coding sequence ATGGAAAAACTGAACAACGCCGTCGCCAAGGTTCCCGAGGTCACGCTCGCCTTCTGGATCATCAAGATTGCCGCCACCACGCTCGGCGAAACGGGTGGCGATGCCGCTTCGATGTCGATGAACCTCGGCTATCTCATCAGCACGCTGATTTTCGGCGTGATTTTTCTGGTCGCCGTGACCGCGCAGATCAAGGCGGACCGCTTCAATCCCGTGTTGTACTGGGTCACGATCATCGCAACCACGACCGTCGGCACGACGCTCGCCGATTTTGCCGATCGCTCGCTCGGCATCGGCTACGCGGGCGGCAGCACGCTGCTGCTGGGCCTGCTGCTCGCGTCGCTGCTGGTCTGGTACCGGACGATGGGATCGGTATCCGTGACGACGGTGTCGTCGTCGAAGGCCGAAATGTTCTACTGGGTGACGATCATGTTTTCGCAGACGCTCGGCACCGCGCTCGGCGACTGGACAGCCGACACGGAAGGTCTTGGCTACGCGGGCGCGGCGCTGATCTACGGCGGCCTGCTGCTGGCGCTCGTCATCGCCCACTATGCGACGCGGGTGCCGCGCACCTTTCTTTTCTGGGCCGCGTTCATCCTGACGCGCCCGCTCGGTGCCGTCGTCGGCGATTTCCTCGACAAGCCGATCGCCAACGGCGGTCTCGCGATGAGCCGCTATGGCGCATCGATCGCACTCGTCCTGTTCATTCTGGTTTGCGGGACGGTTTTCCGGCAGCGGCCCGCGAAGGTGTCGCACTAG
- a CDS encoding sulfonate ABC transporter substrate-binding protein — translation MSMTNRRSFLKQSLAAAAAAAVPAAFAQGSPRTLRIGNQKGYLNLLKGRGTLEKRLAPLNVSVSWTEFAAGPVQLEALNVGSIDFGDVGEAPPIFAQAAGAPLAYVAATVTRPQSEAVLVPPNSPIRTVADLKGKRIALNKGSNVHYFLVKLLRQHGLQYGDVNLVFLAPADARAAFERASIDAWVIWDPFFAAAEKTLGARVIADASGVVGNRAYYFSSQTYAAKNADVIRIVIEELGKVDEWGRQNKDQLASELAQLWGLPKPVVDVAVARQQFGTQPITRAIIAEQQQIADTFLELGLIPRHVDVLKAAPPNLA, via the coding sequence ATGTCCATGACCAATCGACGTTCGTTTCTCAAACAGTCGCTGGCTGCCGCTGCGGCGGCGGCCGTGCCCGCCGCCTTCGCGCAAGGCTCACCGCGCACGCTGCGCATCGGCAATCAGAAGGGTTATCTGAATCTGCTCAAGGGACGCGGCACGCTCGAAAAGCGGCTCGCGCCGCTCAACGTATCCGTGAGCTGGACGGAATTCGCCGCGGGCCCCGTGCAACTGGAGGCGCTGAACGTCGGTTCGATCGATTTCGGCGACGTCGGCGAAGCGCCGCCGATTTTCGCGCAGGCCGCGGGCGCGCCGCTCGCGTATGTCGCGGCGACGGTGACGCGGCCGCAATCCGAAGCCGTGCTCGTGCCGCCGAATTCGCCGATCCGCACGGTCGCGGACCTGAAGGGAAAGCGGATCGCGCTCAACAAAGGCAGCAACGTCCATTACTTTCTGGTGAAGCTGCTGCGTCAGCACGGCTTGCAGTACGGCGACGTGAACCTCGTGTTCCTCGCGCCTGCCGATGCACGCGCCGCGTTCGAGCGCGCGTCCATCGACGCGTGGGTGATCTGGGATCCGTTCTTCGCCGCAGCGGAGAAAACACTCGGCGCTCGCGTGATTGCCGATGCGAGCGGCGTGGTCGGCAATCGCGCGTACTATTTTTCGTCGCAGACATATGCCGCGAAAAATGCCGACGTGATCCGCATCGTGATCGAGGAACTCGGCAAAGTCGATGAATGGGGCCGGCAGAACAAGGATCAACTGGCGAGCGAACTCGCGCAGTTGTGGGGCTTGCCGAAGCCCGTCGTCGACGTGGCCGTGGCGCGGCAGCAGTTCGGCACGCAGCCCATCACGCGCGCGATCATCGCCGAACAGCAGCAGATTGCGGATACGTTCCTCGAGCTTGGACTGATTCCCAGGCATGTGGACGTGCTGAAGGCCGCGCCGCCGAACCTCGCGTAG